The Scomber japonicus isolate fScoJap1 chromosome 12, fScoJap1.pri, whole genome shotgun sequence sequence TGGACGCCCTCAGACCCGTGACGGCTATAATAACATGGTATAAAACCAAGGCTGCTAATTTCAAAACTCTTGAAATGACCAGCAGTGATATATGCTTTGATGTAGCTGCTGTTTCAAATTTGCTCCTAATTATGTTCAGATTAATCAACTATTTTAAGTTAGTCCGTCCAACATTGTTTAtactgattaaaatgtttgtttctttgtcatGAACACTGattatttttgataataatattttgataaaatatacaagatgAGAAAAACAATGATGTCCCTTTATTGAATTGTCACGTTAAACTGGAAACATCTTCAGTTTTGGGCCATTGTCTGCAAAGAAACAAAGCaagattttaactttttataattaaaaaagaacacatttggCTTTATATAAAGTGATATATTATAAGTGCTACTTGCTCACTGGCCTCACCTCACTGATCCAGGGGATGAAAGAGGCCACACGGGTGAAGACTGTGGGCttctgaggggtattgcaccCACGTCCATCCACAAAACTGGTCACTCCCTGAACGTACCATCTGTTGTCTCTACCCTTACAGTTCAGGGGACCTCCAGAGTCACCCTGGAAGATGACAGCAGATATTCAGGCTCTGGAGCACATTATCTACTTTTTTCACATAGTATAAAATTGGGTGGTTGTTTCTCACATGGCATGCTGACTTGCTTTCTCCTCCTGCACAGATCATGGTTGTCTTTGCTGAACTGCCCCACCAGTCACTTTGGCTACAGATACTGTGCTCCACCACTGGAAGTAGAGCTTGCTGTAGTGTACTTGCCCTGGGCCCACCAGCTAAAGAAATGGCAtatattaatagtagtagtggaaggtcctttacttaagtaaaagttcTAAAACAGCAATACACAAATATTTAATCACAAGTAAATTTTCTTACATTAAAAATCCTAGTACTAGCAGCAAAATGAGCCACTGTGTTACAGGAAAAAGCTAGTTTCAactatatacagttagctagtgtaGATCCAATCTTTTAGTGAAATATCCAATTCCAGGTCTTCTCTCCTTGCATTTCTTTTGTAATCAGAGTTCTCGGATGAATTGgataataaattatttaattccGAAATGGCACCTTTACTTAGGCTGTCTTTAGATGTCAATTTTTCCAAGTTTGATGTGAAGGGTTTAGTAAGGAGACCATCTTCACTCTTTCTAATAAAGCTTCTGAGTTGAGggaattttaaaaagtattttttatcaAAATCATACTTATGCCTTATTTCTTCAAATTGTCTGAATTAGGTGGTGTTTTTTCCCAATCGTTTTGATGCCCATATTTCCACCTGATTAATAGTAAGTGAGGTTATAGATATGTGCattatttgacatatttttaaagGTTATGAATGGTGGACTGCATTCCACATGAGCTATGTGATTGGCAGTAGGTCTTACAGTAGAGACGACCCCAGCCTGTGACGTAGCAGGGCTGGTTGTGTCCCAGAGTGTCACCGTTCTGCGGCAGGCATGCCAGCTGAACCTTATCATTAAGAACAACACTCCTCTCCAGCTTCAGCAGAGCAATGTCATTCCTAGAGaacacattataaaacacacacaattaaacatttaagttattacatgttttaaaataattctgagcatttaaactttaaattaactTAAGATTTAATTATTTACAAAACTTTTACTTGCTCAGCTGCTGTTCTTCCAAAGCTGCCTTTTTCAAGGTCATGTTTACTGTGCTTCTTAATAATCCACCAGAGGTCTAAAGTGCTTTAGGGAGGTTATGTTGAGACACGATCAGAACCTACCCACAAGACACACAGTTGTCATTCCACTTAGGATGGAGAAgcattttttccaccataataGACTGTTCAGGTCCTTCTTCCTTGTCCATGTTATGTTCAGCAAGAACCACCCTGTATGTGTGGAATCTGAATAGAAAAgtaatatagttttaaaaatacaaGTGACTTTGCGTTGTTGGAATCCTGAACTTAAGGTAACTTTTAGGTAAAATCCAGGCTGTTCTAATCTCAAAATGGGACTGTTTGAAGATAAACTACCTTACATGAATACAGGCACCCGACATAATCTTAGTTTGAGCTTTTTGGTTTATGAATGATAAACTATGTCTGTGAATGTCACAAACATTTCCTCACGTGATGCAGTGTGCAGCAGTCAAGACCCAGTTTGGAGCAATAAGTGTTCCTCCACAAGTGGGGAAGAAAGACTCCAGAGAAACCTGCCATGGCCAGCTGTATGGACGGGCTTCTTCTCCGTTAACCACACGGCTGGTGTCCGGCTGGTAGCTGGGTACACCACACCCAGACACTTCAATATTATAAGAAACAGAAGATACCACGAGTCACATGTGaaattgtttcatattttagatAGTAACCACAGAATATTATGTGTTTAGGGTAAACTCACCGGTTGTGACAACCAGGAGGAAGATGAGTGCTTGTTCCATCTCTTATTCGTCCAACTGGCTTATCATGCAGAGCTATTTATGGGAAGAAATCCAGATGACACGACTATGCCTGGGAGTTTTCCTTCCATACTCCAGGTGATGAGACGACGTCAGCTAACATCTTTAAATCAGACTGTGTATGTGCAGACTGACACATCCTGCAATGCAATGAAATGCAgtgcacacattttcacaccaCTATTTCATCTGCACttcatgtctgtcttttttagttatttaaaaaacactccAACAATTGAATCCCCCTTTCAAATGAATATTTGCCTTAATAAcctaataaatatattaatactgGTTACAAAACCTGTTTTTCAGCATTGATCAGGGGATTTGACTATTCCAAATAACTATTGCTGGAGTAGGACCTAAAcgaaggataggttcacaattttccAAGTGTGTCTTCAAGGTGCCCAtttgaacactgaaagaggttttcctcactgaccctaaccctatcactcctcctgttcatactggtgATCACCTTAAAACCTGAATGTAAATAATGGAAGGCTAAATCCACAGTGGGTCCAAACAGTCATTTtgtacaaaaatgcatttaaaggttGACCTGAAGGTTAAATGAGGCTTtggcagtctgagttagtcatttcaagtggatatctgccatagctgtggtggaagtataataataaaaagagggactttggcactaaaacaactataaagttgaaatatatctacttgATCTGAATCGTTTGAATGGCttaagcttcatattagtttaagattaacttttaaacacattttgcacGACTCTGGGTTTTGGCCCTGATTACTTTCATTGACAGTGCACTATGAAGGGATCTCCTAATGACCAGTAttaacaggttaaaaaaaactatttaaatgttattttgggCACCTGGCCATTGTTTTATGACAGGCATGACACATTCTGAACCTAGCCTTTCAGAATCAGCTTGTAATGTGGACATCCTGCCACATGGGTCGCTGCAAACactgatgttttcttttcaccTTCTGGCACAAGAAGAAGATTACGCAGTTTAAAGATGGCGCTACCCGGTATCTTACTCGTGAGGCTGAGAGCGCTGTGCAATGTCGGCAAATGTGTTCACACAGGAGGCAAAACAGCGTCCAAGTGGGGCAGAGAAATGCGGTGGTATCGGACAAATGGCAAGACCTCTCGGGAACACAACACGTCGTATTTCCAGACGAAACAAGGTGAGTGAAAAGGCGGCAGCATCCATAATCACCTCAAGGACGTCACCGTGAGAAAACACGTAACTCACACTTGTATTTCAGCCTCTTTCTAATTTTAATGATGATTAACGCTGG is a genomic window containing:
- the LOC128369546 gene encoding chymotrypsin-like elastase family member 3B, coding for MEQALIFLLVVTTVSGCGVPSYQPDTSRVVNGEEARPYSWPWQVSLESFFPTCGGTLIAPNWVLTAAHCITFHTYRVVLAEHNMDKEEGPEQSIMVEKMLLHPKWNDNCVSCGNDIALLKLERSVVLNDKVQLACLPQNGDTLGHNQPCYVTGWGRLYSGGPRASTLQQALLPVVEHSICSQSDWWGSSAKTTMICAGGESKSACHGDSGGPLNCKGRDNRWYVQGVTSFVDGRGCNTPQKPTVFTRVASFIPWISETMAQN